A window of Mangifera indica cultivar Alphonso chromosome 13, CATAS_Mindica_2.1, whole genome shotgun sequence contains these coding sequences:
- the LOC123195140 gene encoding uncharacterized protein LOC123195140: protein MNMLESPLEALAFNYVSFGLFTVVNNLWTWIAVITAAVSFWRIKTQVKPAAQPRNDRNISASQAVAEILPDESRSGVEPADSGRASPASPSVCKVKDVEGVTKGKFTLYYYEEENEVESETKGVTVWEDNFNGGEWWERMMRVRRSEMGWYGYQDLTVVNGNVVRIWDECKFSNSRCVVR from the coding sequence atgaaCATGTTGGAATCCCCTCTTGAAGCTTTAGCCTTTAATTACGTCAGCTTTGGGTTGTTCACGGTAGTGAACAATCTCTGGACGTGGATTGCCGTCATAACCGCGGCCGTCAGCTTCTGGAGGATCAAAACGCAAGTGAAACCGGCCGCGCAACCTCGTAATGATCGAAACATAAGTGCGTCTCAAGCGGTTGCTGAAATCTTACCGGATGAGTCGCGGTCAGGCGTTGAGCCAGCAGATTCAGGTAGAGCCAGTCCCGCCAGTCCCTCAGTTTGCAAGGTTAAAGATGTGGAGGGGGTGACGAAAGGTAAATTTACTTTGTATTATTATGAGGAAGAGAATGAAGTTGAGAGTGAAACAAAGGGAGTTACAGTGTGGGAGGATAATTTTAACGGCGGTGAGTGGTGGGAGAGAATGATGAGAGTGAGAAGAAGTGAGATGGGATGGTATGGTTACCAGGATTTGACGGTGGTTAACGGCAACGTTGTGAGGATATGGGATGAGTGTAAGTTCTCCAACTCACGCTGTGTTGTTCGGTAG
- the LOC123195141 gene encoding RRP12-like protein isoform X2, whose product MDDTFEIEDGSTFFSEEEDLCDSILSRLSSSTQHDHQHLCTTIGAISQELKDHNLPLTPVAYFGAICSSLDLILSSSDPDSSAHSIASLTTLLSIAVTKLPLPIIKKKGHYLIDLVVRVIRLNSVTPVATASGLKILSRLLISTERVNWSDVSQMYGILLGFITDPRPKVRRQSQLSIREILASFQGTPVLSPASEAITNMFEKFLLLAGGSSTSANEKPKGAQEVLSMLDAFKEFLPLMSMKYMTAILKYLKTLLELRQPLVTRRITDNLNVICIHPTLEISAEALLELLCSLAISVTTNEMNADGMTFTARLLNVGMIKIYSLNRQICVTKLPIVFNALKDILASEHEEAIFAATEAFKSLINACIDDSLVNQGLDQIMNANLDMRKSGPTIIEKLCSTIESLLDYPYSAVWDMSFQIVSTMFDKLGNNSSYFMRGTLKNLSDMHNLPDEDFPYRKQLHECVGSAVGAMGPETFLGLLPLKLEANDLSEVNVWLFPILKQYMIGARLKYFKENMLRMAGLMRQKSKKLELEGRVLAARSTDALFYSVWSLLPSFCNYPQDTAETFKELLETLCTALRDEHGVRGIICSSLQYLVQQNKNVLKGKNDFVGVEINNARQRAVAHYTPQIAADNLDVLKLCARELLSVLSRIFLETEKDEGGCLQSTIGEFASIADKQVVARLFKRTMQGLLEATQEVGKAKSSRNSNSMQIDDSSNKSSPSHARARLFDLAVSLLPGLNAKEIDVLFIAVKAALEDDEGLIQKKAYKVLSVILRKCDGFLSSKLEELLGHMIEDNFEQRRRDILGSFLTEIILALKEANKKTRNRAYDVLVQIGHAFGDEENGGGKENLYQFFNMVAGGLAGETPYMISAAVKGLARLSYEFSDLVSNAYKLLPSTFLLLQRKNREIIKANLGFLKVLVAKSPAEGLQIHLRSMVEGLLKWQNDTKNHFKAKVKLLLEMLVKKCGVDAVKAVMPEEHMRLLTNIRKMKERKERKNAVNTEETRSHFSKATTSRLSRWNHTKIFSDFGDEDSENSDGEYMDTETVCGQRSRAFSQLKSKASSLRVHKKRKADKSLPEDLFNQLEDEPLDLLDRQKIRSALRSSEHSKRKAESDDEVEIDSEGRLVIHEGEKPKKVLHSDPDADGRSETASIMSMNSTRKNQKRRKTSESGWAYTGSEYASKKATGDVKRKGKLEPYAYWPLDRKMMSRRPEHRAAARKGMVSVVNMAKKLEGKSVSSALSSKPTRKKGSKKKSR is encoded by the exons ATGGACGACACCTTCGAAATAGAAGATGGCTCCACATTCTTTTCAGAAGAAGAGGACTTGTGTGATTCAATCCTCTCCCGTTTATCAAGCTCCACTCAACACGACCACCAGCATCTCTGCACCACAATTGGCGCCATATCCCAAGAACTCAAGGACCATAACCTCCCTTTAACTCCCGTCGCCTACTTTGGTGCCATCTGCTCCTCCCTCGACCTTATCCTTTCCTCTTCCGACCCCGACTCCTCCGCCCACAGCATCGCCTCTCTCACCACCCTTCTCTCTATTGCCGTTACTAAGCTTCCATTGCCAATTATCAAAAAGAAGGGACATTACTTAATCGACCTCGTGGTCCGGGTTATTCGGTTGAACTCTGTCACGCCTGTTGCCACCGCTTCtggattgaaaattttgtcGCGTTTGTTAATCAGTACAGAGAGGGTCAATTGGTCTGATGTGTCCCAGATGTACGGCATTCTTTTGGGTTTCATCACTGATCCACGCCCTAAG GTGAGAAGGCAGTCGCAACTGTCCATCCGGGAAATCCTAGCAAGTTTTCAAGGGACTCCTGTATTGTCACCGGCGAGTGAAGCGATAACAAACATGTTTGAGAAGTTTCTTCTGCTGGCTGGTGGATCAAGCACAAGTGCTAATGAAAAGCCGAAAGGAGCCCAGGAGGTTCTTTCTATGCTGGACGCTTTCAAAGAGTTTCTTCCTCTAATGTCGATGAAATATATGACCGCAATCCTCAAGTACTTGAAAACTCTCCTTGAACTTCGCCAGCCACTGGTTACCAGGCGTATAACTGATAATCTTAATGTAATTTGTATCCACCCAACTCTGGAAATTTCGGCTGAAGCTCTTCTGGAGCTGTTATGTTCATTGGCTATATCTGTTACCACAAATGAGATGAATGCGGATGGAATGACATTCACTGCTCGTTTACTGAATGTTGGAATGATAAAGATCTATTCTCTTAATAGGCAAATATGCGTGACTAAACTTCCCATTGTGTTCAATGCCCTCAAAG ATATTTTAGCATCTGAGCATGAGGAGGCTATATTTGCAGCCACGGAGGCATTTAAAAGTCTAATAAATGCTTGTATTGATGATAGCTTGGTCAACCAGGGATTAGATCAGATAATGAATGCAAACTTGGATATGAGGAAATCTGGACCAACTATAATTGAGAAATTGTGTTCAACTATCGAGAGCCTACTTGATTATCCCTATAGTGCAGTCTGGGACATGTCTTTTCAAATAGTTTCAACGATGTTTGATAAATTAG GCAAcaattcttcttattttatgaGGGGAACCCTTAAGAACTTGTCGGACATGCACAATTTGCCAGATGAAGATTTCCCTTACAGAAAACAG CTGCATGAATGTGTTGGATCAGCTGTTGGTGCAATGGGACCTGAAACATTTTTAGGCCTTCTTCCTCTCAAGTTAGAGGCTAACGACCTTTCAGAGGTAAATGTTTGGCTGTTTCCCATATTGAAGCAGTATATGATTGGTGCTcgtttgaaatactttaaagagAACATGTTGCGTATGGCTGGATTGATGAGGCAGAAATCGAAAAAG CTTGAATTAGAAGGGCGGGTTCTTGCAGCAAGGAGCACTGATGCTCTTTTCTATTCCGTGTGGTCCTTGTTGCCTTCATTTTGCAACTATCCTCAGGATACTGCTGAAACTTTTAAGGAATTGCTGGAAACTTTATGCACGGCCCTTCGTGATGAACATGGTGTTCGTGGAATAATATGCTCCAGTTTGCAATATCTAGTTCAGCAAAATAAGAACGTccttaaaggaaaaaatgattttgttgGTGTTGAAATAAATAATGCCAGACAGCGAGCAGTGGCCCATTATACCCCCCAGATTGCTGCTGATAACTTGGATGTGCTGAAGTTGTGTGCTCGTGAATTGTTGTCTGTTCTGTCACGTATCTTTTTGGAAACTGAAAAAGATGAGGGAGGTTGTCTGCAG TCCACGATTGGCGAATTTGCCTCCATAGCAGATAAACAAGTAGTTGCAAGGTTATTTAAAAGGACAATGCAGGGGCTTTTGGAGGCCACCCAAGAGGTTGGGAAAGCAAAAAGTTCTAGAAATTCTAATTCTATGCAGATtgatgattcatcaaataaaagCTCGCCATCTCATGCGAG GGCCCGACTATTTGACCTGGCAGTTTCACTTTTGCCTGGCCTGAATGCTAAAGAGATTGATGTTCTATTCATTGCTGTGAAAGCTGCGCTAGAG GATGATGAAGGTTTGATCCAAAAGAAGGCATACAAAGTGCTTTCAGTCATTCTTAGG AAATGTGATGGTTTTCTTTCGTCAAAGCTTGAGGAATTGCTTGGACATATGATTGAG GACAATTTTGAGCAGAGGAGACGTGACATCCTTGGTTCTTTTCTGACTGAAATAATACTTGCTCTAAAGGAG GCtaataagaaaacaagaaataGAGCTTATGATGTACTTGTCCAAATTGGTCATGCTTTTGGGGATGAAGAGAATGGTGGAGGGAAGGAAAActtgtatcaattttttaacatg GTAGCTGGGGGGCTGGCCGGAGAAACTCCTTACATGATCAGTGCCGCCGTGAAAGGCTTAGCTCGCTTATCTTATGAGTTTTCTGATCTTGTTTCTAATGCATATAAGTTACTTCCTAGCACGTTTCTCCTTCTCCAAAGGAAGAACAGAGAAATCATTAAA GCCAATTTAGGTTTTCTGAAAGTATTGGTGGCTAAATCACCCGCTGAAGGGCTGCAAATACACTTGAGAAGCATGGTGGAGGGCTTGCTCAAGTGGCAAAATGACACCAAAAATCACTTCAAGGCCAAG GTTAAGCTTCTTCTGGAAATGCTTGTGAAGAAATGTGGGGTTGATGCTGTTAAGGCTGTAATGCCAGAAGAACATATGAGACTCCTTACTAATATAAGAAAG ATGAAAGAGcggaaagagagaaaaaatgcAGTTAACACTGAGGAAACCAGATCTCACTTTTCTAAAGCAACTACTTCAAG GCTCAGCCGATGGAatcatacaaaaatattttctgattttGGTGATGAAGACTCTGAGAATAGTGATGGAGAATACATGGATACAGAGACAGTTTGTGGTCAACGGAGCAGGGCTTTCTCACAGCTAAAATCCAAAGCATCATCATTACG GGTCCATAAAAAACGTAAAGCAGACAAGAGCTTACCAGAAGATTTGTTTAACCAGTTAGAAGATGAGCCACTTGACTTGCTTGATCGGCAGAAAATAAGGTCAGCTCTTAGATCATCTGAGCATTCCAAGAGGAAGGCAGAATCAGATGATGAGGTGGAGATAGACTCTGAGGGCCGCCTGGTAATTCATGAGGGAGAAAAACCAAAGAAGGTATTGCATTCAGACCCCGATGCAGATGGAAGGAGTGAAACAGCCAGTATTATGTCCATGAATTCCACAAGGAAAAACCAAAAGCGTAGGAAAACATCTGAGTCTGGATGGGCGTACACTGGGAGTGAGTATGCTAGCAAAAAGGCAACCGGGGATGTGAAGAGGAAGGGAAAGCTTGAACCGTATGCTTATTGGCCTCTTGATCGCAAAATGATGAGCCGTAGACCAGAGCATCGCGCAGCTGCTAGGAAAGGTATGGTTAGTGTTGTAAATATGGCCAAAAAACTTGAAGGGAAGAGTGTGTCAAGTGCACTTTCATCCAAGCCCACAAGAAAGAAAGGCAGCAAGAAAAAAAGCAGGTAG
- the LOC123195141 gene encoding RRP12-like protein isoform X1 — MDDTFEIEDGSTFFSEEEDLCDSILSRLSSSTQHDHQHLCTTIGAISQELKDHNLPLTPVAYFGAICSSLDLILSSSDPDSSAHSIASLTTLLSIAVTKLPLPIIKKKGHYLIDLVVRVIRLNSVTPVATASGLKILSRLLISTERVNWSDVSQMYGILLGFITDPRPKVRRQSQLSIREILASFQGTPVLSPASEAITNMFEKFLLLAGGSSTSANEKPKGAQEVLSMLDAFKEFLPLMSMKYMTAILKYLKTLLELRQPLVTRRITDNLNVICIHPTLEISAEALLELLCSLAISVTTNEMNADGMTFTARLLNVGMIKIYSLNRQICVTKLPIVFNALKDILASEHEEAIFAATEAFKSLINACIDDSLVNQGLDQIMNANLDMRKSGPTIIEKLCSTIESLLDYPYSAVWDMSFQIVSTMFDKLGNNSSYFMRGTLKNLSDMHNLPDEDFPYRKQLHECVGSAVGAMGPETFLGLLPLKLEANDLSEVNVWLFPILKQYMIGARLKYFKENMLRMAGLMRQKSKKLELEGRVLAARSTDALFYSVWSLLPSFCNYPQDTAETFKELLETLCTALRDEHGVRGIICSSLQYLVQQNKNVLKGKNDFVGVEINNARQRAVAHYTPQIAADNLDVLKLCARELLSVLSRIFLETEKDEGGCLQSTIGEFASIADKQVVARLFKRTMQGLLEATQEVGKAKSSRNSNSMQIDDSSNKSSPSHARARLFDLAVSLLPGLNAKEIDVLFIAVKAALEDDEGLIQKKAYKVLSVILRKCDGFLSSKLEELLGHMIEVLPSCHFSAKRQRLDCLYHIIVHVTKDNFEQRRRDILGSFLTEIILALKEANKKTRNRAYDVLVQIGHAFGDEENGGGKENLYQFFNMVAGGLAGETPYMISAAVKGLARLSYEFSDLVSNAYKLLPSTFLLLQRKNREIIKANLGFLKVLVAKSPAEGLQIHLRSMVEGLLKWQNDTKNHFKAKVKLLLEMLVKKCGVDAVKAVMPEEHMRLLTNIRKMKERKERKNAVNTEETRSHFSKATTSRLSRWNHTKIFSDFGDEDSENSDGEYMDTETVCGQRSRAFSQLKSKASSLRVHKKRKADKSLPEDLFNQLEDEPLDLLDRQKIRSALRSSEHSKRKAESDDEVEIDSEGRLVIHEGEKPKKVLHSDPDADGRSETASIMSMNSTRKNQKRRKTSESGWAYTGSEYASKKATGDVKRKGKLEPYAYWPLDRKMMSRRPEHRAAARKGMVSVVNMAKKLEGKSVSSALSSKPTRKKGSKKKSR; from the exons ATGGACGACACCTTCGAAATAGAAGATGGCTCCACATTCTTTTCAGAAGAAGAGGACTTGTGTGATTCAATCCTCTCCCGTTTATCAAGCTCCACTCAACACGACCACCAGCATCTCTGCACCACAATTGGCGCCATATCCCAAGAACTCAAGGACCATAACCTCCCTTTAACTCCCGTCGCCTACTTTGGTGCCATCTGCTCCTCCCTCGACCTTATCCTTTCCTCTTCCGACCCCGACTCCTCCGCCCACAGCATCGCCTCTCTCACCACCCTTCTCTCTATTGCCGTTACTAAGCTTCCATTGCCAATTATCAAAAAGAAGGGACATTACTTAATCGACCTCGTGGTCCGGGTTATTCGGTTGAACTCTGTCACGCCTGTTGCCACCGCTTCtggattgaaaattttgtcGCGTTTGTTAATCAGTACAGAGAGGGTCAATTGGTCTGATGTGTCCCAGATGTACGGCATTCTTTTGGGTTTCATCACTGATCCACGCCCTAAG GTGAGAAGGCAGTCGCAACTGTCCATCCGGGAAATCCTAGCAAGTTTTCAAGGGACTCCTGTATTGTCACCGGCGAGTGAAGCGATAACAAACATGTTTGAGAAGTTTCTTCTGCTGGCTGGTGGATCAAGCACAAGTGCTAATGAAAAGCCGAAAGGAGCCCAGGAGGTTCTTTCTATGCTGGACGCTTTCAAAGAGTTTCTTCCTCTAATGTCGATGAAATATATGACCGCAATCCTCAAGTACTTGAAAACTCTCCTTGAACTTCGCCAGCCACTGGTTACCAGGCGTATAACTGATAATCTTAATGTAATTTGTATCCACCCAACTCTGGAAATTTCGGCTGAAGCTCTTCTGGAGCTGTTATGTTCATTGGCTATATCTGTTACCACAAATGAGATGAATGCGGATGGAATGACATTCACTGCTCGTTTACTGAATGTTGGAATGATAAAGATCTATTCTCTTAATAGGCAAATATGCGTGACTAAACTTCCCATTGTGTTCAATGCCCTCAAAG ATATTTTAGCATCTGAGCATGAGGAGGCTATATTTGCAGCCACGGAGGCATTTAAAAGTCTAATAAATGCTTGTATTGATGATAGCTTGGTCAACCAGGGATTAGATCAGATAATGAATGCAAACTTGGATATGAGGAAATCTGGACCAACTATAATTGAGAAATTGTGTTCAACTATCGAGAGCCTACTTGATTATCCCTATAGTGCAGTCTGGGACATGTCTTTTCAAATAGTTTCAACGATGTTTGATAAATTAG GCAAcaattcttcttattttatgaGGGGAACCCTTAAGAACTTGTCGGACATGCACAATTTGCCAGATGAAGATTTCCCTTACAGAAAACAG CTGCATGAATGTGTTGGATCAGCTGTTGGTGCAATGGGACCTGAAACATTTTTAGGCCTTCTTCCTCTCAAGTTAGAGGCTAACGACCTTTCAGAGGTAAATGTTTGGCTGTTTCCCATATTGAAGCAGTATATGATTGGTGCTcgtttgaaatactttaaagagAACATGTTGCGTATGGCTGGATTGATGAGGCAGAAATCGAAAAAG CTTGAATTAGAAGGGCGGGTTCTTGCAGCAAGGAGCACTGATGCTCTTTTCTATTCCGTGTGGTCCTTGTTGCCTTCATTTTGCAACTATCCTCAGGATACTGCTGAAACTTTTAAGGAATTGCTGGAAACTTTATGCACGGCCCTTCGTGATGAACATGGTGTTCGTGGAATAATATGCTCCAGTTTGCAATATCTAGTTCAGCAAAATAAGAACGTccttaaaggaaaaaatgattttgttgGTGTTGAAATAAATAATGCCAGACAGCGAGCAGTGGCCCATTATACCCCCCAGATTGCTGCTGATAACTTGGATGTGCTGAAGTTGTGTGCTCGTGAATTGTTGTCTGTTCTGTCACGTATCTTTTTGGAAACTGAAAAAGATGAGGGAGGTTGTCTGCAG TCCACGATTGGCGAATTTGCCTCCATAGCAGATAAACAAGTAGTTGCAAGGTTATTTAAAAGGACAATGCAGGGGCTTTTGGAGGCCACCCAAGAGGTTGGGAAAGCAAAAAGTTCTAGAAATTCTAATTCTATGCAGATtgatgattcatcaaataaaagCTCGCCATCTCATGCGAG GGCCCGACTATTTGACCTGGCAGTTTCACTTTTGCCTGGCCTGAATGCTAAAGAGATTGATGTTCTATTCATTGCTGTGAAAGCTGCGCTAGAG GATGATGAAGGTTTGATCCAAAAGAAGGCATACAAAGTGCTTTCAGTCATTCTTAGG AAATGTGATGGTTTTCTTTCGTCAAAGCTTGAGGAATTGCTTGGACATATGATTGAGGTGTTGCcttcttgccatttttctgccAAGCGACAGAGACTTGACTGTTTGTACCATATCATAGTTCATGTGACCAAG GACAATTTTGAGCAGAGGAGACGTGACATCCTTGGTTCTTTTCTGACTGAAATAATACTTGCTCTAAAGGAG GCtaataagaaaacaagaaataGAGCTTATGATGTACTTGTCCAAATTGGTCATGCTTTTGGGGATGAAGAGAATGGTGGAGGGAAGGAAAActtgtatcaattttttaacatg GTAGCTGGGGGGCTGGCCGGAGAAACTCCTTACATGATCAGTGCCGCCGTGAAAGGCTTAGCTCGCTTATCTTATGAGTTTTCTGATCTTGTTTCTAATGCATATAAGTTACTTCCTAGCACGTTTCTCCTTCTCCAAAGGAAGAACAGAGAAATCATTAAA GCCAATTTAGGTTTTCTGAAAGTATTGGTGGCTAAATCACCCGCTGAAGGGCTGCAAATACACTTGAGAAGCATGGTGGAGGGCTTGCTCAAGTGGCAAAATGACACCAAAAATCACTTCAAGGCCAAG GTTAAGCTTCTTCTGGAAATGCTTGTGAAGAAATGTGGGGTTGATGCTGTTAAGGCTGTAATGCCAGAAGAACATATGAGACTCCTTACTAATATAAGAAAG ATGAAAGAGcggaaagagagaaaaaatgcAGTTAACACTGAGGAAACCAGATCTCACTTTTCTAAAGCAACTACTTCAAG GCTCAGCCGATGGAatcatacaaaaatattttctgattttGGTGATGAAGACTCTGAGAATAGTGATGGAGAATACATGGATACAGAGACAGTTTGTGGTCAACGGAGCAGGGCTTTCTCACAGCTAAAATCCAAAGCATCATCATTACG GGTCCATAAAAAACGTAAAGCAGACAAGAGCTTACCAGAAGATTTGTTTAACCAGTTAGAAGATGAGCCACTTGACTTGCTTGATCGGCAGAAAATAAGGTCAGCTCTTAGATCATCTGAGCATTCCAAGAGGAAGGCAGAATCAGATGATGAGGTGGAGATAGACTCTGAGGGCCGCCTGGTAATTCATGAGGGAGAAAAACCAAAGAAGGTATTGCATTCAGACCCCGATGCAGATGGAAGGAGTGAAACAGCCAGTATTATGTCCATGAATTCCACAAGGAAAAACCAAAAGCGTAGGAAAACATCTGAGTCTGGATGGGCGTACACTGGGAGTGAGTATGCTAGCAAAAAGGCAACCGGGGATGTGAAGAGGAAGGGAAAGCTTGAACCGTATGCTTATTGGCCTCTTGATCGCAAAATGATGAGCCGTAGACCAGAGCATCGCGCAGCTGCTAGGAAAGGTATGGTTAGTGTTGTAAATATGGCCAAAAAACTTGAAGGGAAGAGTGTGTCAAGTGCACTTTCATCCAAGCCCACAAGAAAGAAAGGCAGCAAGAAAAAAAGCAGGTAG
- the LOC123195142 gene encoding 3-oxoacyl-[acyl-carrier-protein] synthase II, chloroplastic-like codes for MASSASFTSPLCTWLVAACMSFTCQKDPHQPTLLLPHPSGDRRLGRRRKVLSKCSGAAGFNRISSFCGSSIQGLITSLEPCNEYYSSKSALSSLPLFPDNAFSSFFGSNSVTLNRSQRRLARTRSRSGEAMSVAVQPAEEVTMKKKPHTKQRRVVVTGMGVVSPLGHDPDVFYNNLLEGNSGISMIETFDCTNYPTKIAGEIKSFSTDGWVAPKLSKRMDKFMLYMLTAGKKALVDGGISEDVMDELDKAKCGVLIGSAMGGMKVFWDALEALRISYKKMNPFCVPFATTNMGSAILAMDLGWMGPNYSISTACATSNFCILNAANHIIRGEADLMLCGGSDAAIIPPGLGGFVACRALSQRNEDPSKASRPWDTNRDGFVMGEGCGVLLLEEAEHAKKRGANIYAEFVGGSFTCDAYHITEPRPDGAGVILCIEKALAQSGVPREDVNYINAHATSTPAGDLKEYQALMHCFGQNPELRVNSTKSMIGHLMGGAGAVEAIAAVQAIRTGWVHPNINLENPDEEVDMRVLVGPMKERLEVKAALSNSFGFGGHNSSIIFVPYK; via the exons ATGGCGTCATCGGCTTCTTTCACATCTCCTCTCTGCACGTGGCTGGTGGCGGCTTGCATGTCGTTCACTTGCCAGAAGGACCCACATCAACCCAcccttcttcttcctcatcctTCCGGCGACAGGAGGCTCGGTCGAAGGAGAAAAGTTTTATCGAAATGCAGTGGTGCTGCTGGATTCAATCGTATTTCGTCGTTTTGTGGATCCAGCATTCAGGGTCTAATTACTTCTCTTGAGCCTTGCAATGAATACTACTCCTCTAAATCCGCCCTCTCTTCTCTTCCTTTATTCCCTGATAATgccttttcttcattttttggaTCCAACTCTGTTACTCTCAATCGCAGCCAAAGGAGACTCGCCCGTACCCGTTCCCGTTCGG GGGAAGCAATGTCTGTAGCGGTGCAACCTGCTGAAGAAGTCACAATGAAGAAGAAGCCTCATACAAAGCAAAGGCGAGTGGTTGTCACAGGGATGGGTGTGGTGTCACCACTGGGTCATGATCCAGATGTCTTCTACAATAATTTGCTTGAGGGTAACAGTGGTATAAGTATGATCGAGACATTTGACTGCACCAATTATCCAACG AAAATTGCTGGAGAGATCAAATCTTTCTCAACTGATGGATGGGTGGCTCCTAAACTTTCCAAGAGGATGGATAAATTCATGCTTTACATGCTTACTGCTGGCAAGAAAGCTCTGGTAGATGGTGGAATTTCTGAAGATGTCATGGATGAATTAGATAAGGCTAAATGTGGTGTTTTAATTGGCTCAGCTATGGGAGGCATGAAG GTCTTTTGGGATGCACTTGAAGCTTTGAGGATCTCATACAAGAAGATGAATCCTTTCTGTGTGCCTTTTGCAACTACAAATATGGGTTCTGCTATACTTGCCATGGATCTG GGATGGATGGGGCCAAACTATTCAATATCTACTGCTTGTGCTACGAGCAACTTCTGTATATTGAATGCTGCAAACCATATCATTAGAGGCGAAGCA GATCTAATGCTTTGTGGTGGCTCAGATGCGGCTATTATACCCCCTG GCTTGGGAGGTTTTGTGGCCTGCAGAGCACTCTCACAGAGGAATGAAGATCCTTCCAAAGCTTCACGCCCTTGGGATACT aATCGTGATGGATTTGTCATGGGGGAAGGATGTGGTGTTCTGCTTTTAGAAGAAGCAGAGCATGCCAAG AAAAGAGGTGCAAATATTTATGCAGAATTTGTTGGTGGAAGCTTCACCTGTGATGCTTATCATATAACTGAGCCACGCCCTGATG GGGCTGGTGTAATTCTCTGCATAGAAAAAGCCTTAGCTCAATCTGGGGTGCCTAGGGAAGATGTGAATTACATAAATGCACATGCTACATCCACACCAGCTGGGGATCTTAAAGAATATCAAGCTCTCATGCATTGTTTTGGCCAGAATCCTGAG TTGAGGGTGAACTCGACAAAATCAATGATTGGCCACTTAATGGGAGGAGCCGGTGCTGTGGAAGCCATCGCAGCTGTGCAG GCTATAAGGACTGGGTGGGTACATCCAAATATCAACCTCGAAAACCCAGACGAAGAAGTG GATATGAGAGTGCTAGTTGGCCCGATGAAAGAGAGATTAGAGGTTAAGGCAGCATTGTCTAACTCATTTGGATTTGGTGGCCACAACTCATCTATCATTTTTGTGCCCTACAAGTGA